In one Pseudomonas purpurea genomic region, the following are encoded:
- the hisS gene encoding histidine--tRNA ligase, with product MSKSLQAIRGMNDILPEQTPLWRHFEGTVSRLLDNYGYKQIRMPIVEFTELFKRSIGEVTDIVEKEMYTFDDRNGDSLTLRPEGTAACVRAVLEHGITGGGQVQKLWYIGPMFRHERPQKGRYRQFHQIGCEVFNLDGPDIDAELIVLTWRLWGELGIRDAVKLELNSLGTSESRGRYREALVEFLTARLDKLDEDSQRRLKTNPLRVLDTKNADTQAALVDAPKMADYLDDESRIHFEGLKARLDAAGIPYVINPKLVRGLDYYSKTVFEWVTDKLGAQGTVCAGGRYDGLVEQMGGKPTAGVGFAMGIERLVLLLETLEQIPEEISRQVDVYLCAFGEAAELAALTLSERVRDQLPDLRLQINAGAGSFKSQFKKADKSGALYALILGDDEMAQQVVGFKPLRGQGEQQSIAWDALAAHLATCVVQG from the coding sequence GTGAGCAAGTCTCTGCAAGCCATTCGTGGCATGAACGACATCCTGCCCGAACAGACCCCGCTGTGGCGTCATTTCGAAGGCACCGTTTCGCGTCTGCTGGATAACTACGGTTACAAGCAGATCCGCATGCCGATCGTCGAGTTCACCGAGCTGTTCAAGCGCTCTATCGGTGAAGTGACCGACATCGTCGAAAAAGAGATGTACACCTTCGATGACCGCAACGGCGACTCCCTGACCCTGCGCCCTGAAGGCACGGCGGCCTGTGTGCGCGCAGTGCTGGAACACGGCATCACCGGTGGTGGCCAGGTGCAGAAGCTCTGGTACATCGGCCCGATGTTCCGCCACGAGCGTCCACAGAAAGGCCGTTATCGCCAGTTCCACCAGATCGGTTGCGAAGTCTTCAACCTCGACGGTCCGGACATCGATGCCGAGCTGATCGTCCTGACTTGGCGCCTGTGGGGCGAGCTGGGGATTCGCGATGCGGTCAAGCTTGAGCTCAACAGCCTGGGCACCAGCGAATCCCGCGGTCGTTATCGCGAAGCGCTGGTGGAGTTCCTGACGGCTCGCCTGGACAAACTGGACGAAGACAGCCAGCGCCGTCTGAAAACCAACCCGCTGCGCGTGCTTGATACCAAGAACGCCGACACGCAAGCCGCCCTGGTCGACGCGCCGAAAATGGCCGACTACCTGGACGACGAATCGCGCATTCACTTCGAAGGCCTGAAGGCACGACTGGATGCCGCGGGCATTCCGTACGTGATCAACCCGAAGCTGGTGCGCGGCCTGGATTACTACAGCAAAACCGTTTTCGAATGGGTCACCGACAAACTCGGCGCCCAGGGCACTGTCTGCGCGGGCGGCCGTTACGACGGCCTGGTCGAGCAGATGGGCGGTAAGCCGACTGCAGGCGTTGGTTTCGCCATGGGCATCGAGCGTCTGGTGCTGCTGCTGGAAACCCTGGAGCAGATCCCGGAAGAAATTTCCCGGCAGGTCGATGTCTACCTCTGCGCTTTTGGCGAAGCCGCCGAACTGGCAGCCCTGACACTGAGTGAGCGGGTTCGCGATCAGTTGCCTGACTTGCGCTTGCAAATCAATGCCGGTGCCGGCAGCTTCAAAAGCCAGTTCAAGAAGGCCGACAAGAGCGGTGCGTTGTACGCATTGATCCTCGGTGACGACGAAATGGCCCAGCAAGTGGTAGGTTTCAAACCCCTGCGTGGCCAGGGCGAACAACAAAGCATTGCCTGGGATGCGCTTGCCGCTCACTTGGCCACCTGCGTCGTGCAGGGTTGA
- the ispG gene encoding flavodoxin-dependent (E)-4-hydroxy-3-methylbut-2-enyl-diphosphate synthase: protein MHGESPIKRRESRKIWVGNVPVGGDAPIAVQSMTNSDTNDVAATVAQINRLEAAGVDIVRVSVPDMDAAEAFGRIKQLVKVPLVADIHFDYKIALRVAELGVDCLRINPGNIGREDRVRAVVDAARDRGIPIRIGVNAGSLEKDLQKKYGEPTPAALVESALRHVEHLERLNFQDFKVSVKASDVFMAVEAYRLLAKEIVQPLHLGITEAGGLRSGTVKSAVGLGMLLAEGIGDTIRISLAADPVEEVKVGYDILKSLHLRSRGINFIACPSCSRQNFDVVKTMNELEVRLEDLLVPLDVAVIGCVVNGPGEAKEAHVGLTGGTPNLIYIDGKPSQKLTNDNLVDELERLIRQKAAEKVEADAALIARG, encoded by the coding sequence ATGCACGGCGAATCACCAATCAAACGTCGCGAGTCCCGCAAGATCTGGGTCGGTAACGTGCCTGTGGGCGGCGATGCACCTATCGCTGTGCAGAGCATGACCAACAGCGATACCAATGACGTCGCGGCCACCGTGGCCCAGATCAATCGTCTGGAAGCGGCTGGCGTCGATATCGTGCGGGTTTCCGTACCCGACATGGACGCTGCCGAAGCCTTTGGTCGCATCAAGCAGTTGGTCAAGGTGCCGTTGGTTGCCGACATCCACTTCGACTACAAGATCGCCTTGCGTGTAGCGGAACTGGGTGTGGACTGCCTGCGGATCAACCCGGGCAACATCGGTCGCGAAGACCGCGTGCGCGCCGTGGTCGATGCCGCGCGTGACCGGGGCATTCCGATTCGTATTGGCGTCAACGCCGGTTCGCTGGAAAAAGACCTGCAAAAGAAATACGGCGAACCGACCCCGGCTGCACTGGTCGAGTCTGCCTTGCGTCATGTTGAGCACCTTGAGCGCCTGAATTTCCAGGACTTCAAGGTCAGCGTGAAAGCGTCCGACGTGTTCATGGCCGTCGAAGCCTACCGTTTGCTGGCCAAGGAAATCGTCCAGCCGCTGCACCTGGGCATTACTGAAGCGGGTGGATTGCGTTCAGGCACAGTGAAATCCGCTGTGGGCCTCGGTATGCTGCTCGCCGAAGGGATTGGCGATACTATTCGCATCTCGTTGGCGGCTGACCCGGTCGAGGAAGTGAAAGTCGGCTACGACATTCTCAAGTCCCTGCACCTGCGTTCCCGTGGCATCAACTTCATCGCCTGCCCGAGTTGCTCGCGGCAGAACTTCGATGTGGTGAAAACCATGAACGAACTGGAAGTGCGCCTTGAAGATCTGCTGGTGCCGCTGGATGTTGCGGTCATCGGTTGCGTGGTCAACGGTCCTGGCGAAGCCAAAGAGGCGCATGTGGGCCTGACCGGTGGCACGCCAAACCTGATTTACATCGACGGCAAACCGTCGCAGAAATTGACGAATGACAATCTGGTGGATGAGCTGGAACGGCTGATCCGCCAGAAAGCGGCCGAAAAGGTCGAAGCCGACGCAGCACTGATCGCCCGCGGCTGA
- a CDS encoding RodZ family helix-turn-helix domain-containing protein produces the protein MKAAHPEVVAATRVNPGETLRQARESNGWSLAEVALKLNLTVSSLSNLEAGAFDKLPGHTFARGYIRAYAKLLGMDQAVLVQQFDQSTGTDSQGSNVHSLGRIEEPTRVSHTILRIVSLLLLIAVVGGGFVWWQDQTSLRTKELIGINPEHVEVEGADGTTQIHPLDEPEDQAVVEGQTEGETALVLPEGQAPAETPVTAQAPAPMAPVVAPAPVVPVAPVHNAVAPIVAATPAAPAPVVPVVAPVVTAPVAPVAPVVAASAPVAGAGQVRIQFSADCWAQVTDGNGKVLLSGLKRKGETADVSGKPPFAVRLGYARGAQVSYNGQVVDVAPFTSGETARLKLGQ, from the coding sequence ATGAAAGCGGCGCATCCCGAAGTTGTAGCAGCGACTCGCGTAAACCCCGGTGAGACCCTGCGTCAGGCCCGCGAAAGCAATGGTTGGTCGCTGGCTGAAGTGGCCCTGAAGCTCAATCTTACCGTGAGTTCCTTGAGCAATCTGGAAGCCGGCGCTTTCGACAAGCTGCCAGGGCACACCTTTGCTCGCGGCTACATCCGTGCTTATGCAAAGTTGCTGGGTATGGACCAAGCGGTCCTGGTTCAGCAGTTCGACCAGAGCACGGGCACCGATTCCCAGGGCAGCAATGTCCACAGCCTGGGTCGTATCGAAGAACCTACACGGGTTTCCCACACCATTTTGCGAATCGTCAGCCTGTTGTTGCTGATCGCGGTGGTGGGCGGCGGTTTCGTCTGGTGGCAGGATCAAACCTCGCTGCGCACCAAGGAACTGATTGGCATCAACCCTGAACACGTTGAAGTCGAAGGTGCTGACGGCACTACGCAGATCCACCCGCTCGACGAGCCGGAAGACCAGGCTGTGGTTGAAGGTCAGACCGAAGGCGAGACCGCACTGGTATTGCCGGAAGGTCAGGCACCGGCTGAAACCCCGGTCACCGCTCAAGCTCCTGCGCCAATGGCTCCAGTGGTTGCACCTGCTCCTGTGGTCCCCGTGGCCCCTGTTCACAATGCAGTGGCGCCAATCGTCGCCGCAACACCGGCCGCACCGGCTCCCGTCGTGCCTGTCGTTGCGCCAGTCGTGACCGCACCGGTTGCGCCAGTCGCACCCGTGGTGGCAGCAAGCGCTCCGGTTGCCGGGGCAGGTCAGGTCCGGATCCAGTTCAGCGCCGATTGCTGGGCGCAGGTTACCGACGGCAACGGCAAAGTGTTGCTCAGTGGCCTCAAGCGTAAAGGCGAAACCGCCGACGTCAGCGGCAAACCACCGTTTGCAGTACGCCTGGGCTATGCCCGCGGCGCGCAGGTCAGCTACAACGGGCAAGTGGTCGATGTAGCTCCGTTCACCAGTGGCGAGACCGCTCGCCTGAAGTTGGGTCAATAA
- the pilW gene encoding type IV pilus biogenesis/stability protein PilW, whose product MPLRLALLLLFASLSAGCVLSGDFNPMKTSKGRDEARAAYVQLGVGYLQQGMTERAKVPLKKALELDSSDADANAALGLVFQAEMENELADQHFRKALSSRPGDARILNNYGSFLFEEKRYKEAYERFEQAAADSLYPERSRVFENLGITASMLGQRQLAQQQLEKALRLNRQQPRALLEMAELSFEDRHYVPSRDYYDRFSLLAEQNARSLLLGVRLAKVFDDRDKAASFGLQLKRLYPGTPEYQQYLSEQ is encoded by the coding sequence ATGCCATTGCGCCTCGCGCTGCTTCTGCTGTTCGCCAGCCTGTCGGCTGGTTGTGTTCTGTCGGGTGATTTCAATCCGATGAAAACCAGCAAGGGCCGCGACGAGGCGCGAGCCGCCTATGTGCAGCTGGGCGTTGGGTATTTGCAACAGGGCATGACCGAGCGGGCGAAAGTCCCGCTCAAGAAGGCCCTGGAGCTGGACAGTTCGGACGCCGATGCCAATGCGGCGCTCGGTCTGGTGTTTCAGGCCGAGATGGAAAACGAGCTCGCGGACCAGCATTTTCGCAAGGCACTGTCTTCCCGTCCTGGCGATGCGCGCATCCTGAATAACTACGGCAGCTTTCTTTTTGAAGAAAAACGTTACAAAGAAGCTTACGAGCGCTTTGAACAGGCGGCTGCCGATAGCCTTTACCCTGAGCGTTCGCGGGTTTTCGAGAACCTGGGTATAACAGCTTCGATGCTTGGCCAGCGTCAACTGGCCCAGCAACAACTGGAAAAAGCCCTGCGTTTGAACCGTCAGCAACCACGTGCGTTGCTGGAAATGGCTGAGTTGTCCTTCGAAGACAGGCATTATGTGCCGTCGCGCGACTATTACGACCGTTTTAGCCTGCTTGCCGAGCAAAATGCACGTAGTCTATTGCTCGGCGTCCGGTTGGCTAAAGTGTTCGACGATCGCGACAAGGCCGCCAGTTTTGGCCTGCAATTAAAACGACTCTATCCCGGTACGCCGGAATATCAGCAATACCTGTCGGAGCAATGA